The Deltaproteobacteria bacterium genome has a segment encoding these proteins:
- a CDS encoding CTP synthase yields MSAKKAKTKFIFVTGGVVSSLGKGLASASLGALLESRGLKVTMLKMDPYINVDPGTMNPFQHGETFVTDDGAEADLDLGHYERYVSTPMTQKNNITTGRVYQSVIEKERRGDYLGGTVQVIPHITDEIKARIAAAAEGFDVLIGEVGGTVGDIESLPFLEAVRQFRADYGRENVIYVHLTLVPYISSAHELKTKPTQHSVKELTGLGIQPDVLLCRTDRALDQKLKAKIALFCNVEDNAVITARDVECIYELPLVFHDEGFDDRIAERLNMWTGAPKLARWKKIVSIAKSPKERVRIAVVGKYVDVVDSYKSLNEALAHGGLANECAVDLDYVDSEVFEQKGLGLLRDADGILVPAGFGQRGTEGKITAVRYAREQHVPFFGICFGMQMAVIEFARHVCGLGRANSAEVDPDTPHPVIDLMTMQKSVDRKGGTMRLGAYACVLADGSLAAKVYGKKKISERHRHRYEFNNAYRDTIEAHGMRLSGLSPDGSLVEVVEIPDHPWFIGCQFHPEFKSKPLDCHPLFRGFVRAALMRRTAARDTLPLGNLRAARR; encoded by the coding sequence GTGAGCGCGAAGAAAGCCAAGACCAAGTTCATCTTCGTCACCGGCGGCGTCGTGTCCTCGCTCGGCAAGGGTCTCGCGTCGGCGTCGCTCGGCGCGCTCCTCGAAAGCCGCGGCCTCAAGGTCACGATGCTGAAGATGGATCCGTACATCAACGTGGATCCCGGCACGATGAACCCGTTCCAGCACGGCGAGACGTTCGTGACCGACGACGGCGCCGAGGCCGACCTCGATCTCGGGCACTACGAGCGGTACGTCTCGACCCCGATGACGCAGAAGAACAACATCACCACCGGTCGCGTGTACCAGAGCGTCATCGAGAAGGAGCGGCGCGGCGACTATCTCGGCGGCACGGTGCAGGTGATCCCGCACATCACCGACGAGATCAAAGCCCGGATCGCCGCCGCCGCCGAGGGCTTCGACGTGCTGATCGGCGAGGTCGGCGGCACCGTCGGCGACATCGAGAGCCTGCCGTTCCTCGAAGCGGTGCGGCAGTTCCGCGCCGACTACGGCCGCGAGAACGTCATCTACGTGCACCTCACGCTCGTGCCGTACATCTCGAGCGCGCACGAGCTGAAGACCAAGCCGACGCAGCACAGCGTGAAGGAGCTGACCGGCCTCGGCATCCAGCCCGACGTGCTGCTCTGTCGCACGGATCGCGCGCTCGACCAGAAGCTGAAGGCGAAGATCGCGCTCTTCTGCAACGTCGAGGACAACGCCGTGATCACGGCGCGCGACGTCGAGTGCATCTACGAGCTGCCGCTGGTCTTCCACGACGAGGGCTTCGACGACCGCATCGCCGAGCGCTTGAACATGTGGACGGGCGCCCCCAAGCTCGCGCGCTGGAAGAAGATCGTCTCCATCGCGAAGAGCCCGAAGGAGCGCGTGCGGATCGCGGTGGTCGGCAAGTACGTCGACGTCGTCGACTCCTACAAGAGCTTGAACGAGGCGCTCGCGCACGGCGGGCTCGCGAACGAGTGCGCCGTCGACCTCGACTACGTCGACTCCGAGGTGTTCGAACAGAAGGGCCTCGGCCTCTTGCGGGACGCCGACGGCATCCTCGTGCCGGCGGGCTTCGGCCAGCGCGGGACGGAGGGCAAGATCACCGCCGTCCGCTACGCGCGCGAGCAGCACGTGCCGTTCTTCGGCATCTGCTTCGGCATGCAGATGGCCGTGATCGAGTTCGCGCGGCACGTCTGCGGATTGGGCCGCGCCAACTCGGCGGAGGTCGATCCCGACACGCCGCATCCCGTGATCGATCTGATGACGATGCAGAAGAGCGTCGACCGGAAGGGCGGCACGATGCGTCTCGGCGCGTACGCCTGCGTGCTCGCCGACGGGTCGCTCGCGGCGAAGGTGTACGGGAAGAAGAAGATCTCGGAGCGTCATCGCCACCGCTACGAGTTCAACAATGCCTACCGCGACACGATCGAGGCGCACGGCATGCGCCTCTCGGGGCTTTCGCCGGACGGGTCGCTCGTCGAGGTCGTCGAGATCCCCGACCATCCGTGGTTCATCGGGTGCCAGTTCCATCCCGAGTTCAAGTCGAAGCCGCTCGACTGTCATCCGCTCTTCCGCGGGTTCGTTCGCGCCGCGCTCATGCGCCGGACCGCGGCGCGCGACACGCTGCCGCTCGGCAACCTGCGCGCGGCGCGCCGCTGA
- the kdsB gene encoding 3-deoxy-manno-octulosonate cytidylyltransferase has product MAPRSARVVAIIPARYASTRLPGKPLAPIAGRPMIQHVYERAARAAGVARTLVATDDERIAAAVRAFGGDLVMTGTHATGTDRLAEVARGLDAEILVNVQGDLPLIDPAALSACVAACADDPDVEMASLMTPIRDEAEHRNPNVVKVAARADGCALYFSRSPLPYWRGARPHEAPLGRRHIGLYAYRRAALLTLAAAPRSPLECAEELEQLRALERGMRIRMIEVDSAPPEVDTPEDLERVRRLVEGQR; this is encoded by the coding sequence ATCGCGCCCCGATCAGCACGTGTCGTCGCGATCATCCCGGCGCGCTACGCGTCGACGCGTCTCCCCGGCAAGCCGCTCGCGCCGATCGCCGGCAGGCCGATGATCCAGCACGTGTACGAGCGTGCGGCGCGCGCCGCGGGCGTCGCGCGCACGCTCGTCGCGACTGACGACGAGCGCATCGCCGCCGCCGTGCGCGCGTTCGGCGGCGACCTCGTGATGACCGGGACGCACGCGACCGGCACCGATCGGCTCGCCGAGGTCGCCCGCGGCCTCGACGCCGAGATCCTGGTGAACGTCCAGGGAGACCTGCCGCTCATCGATCCGGCGGCGCTGTCGGCGTGCGTCGCGGCGTGCGCCGACGATCCCGACGTCGAGATGGCCTCGCTCATGACGCCGATCCGCGACGAGGCGGAGCATCGCAATCCGAACGTCGTGAAAGTCGCGGCCAGGGCGGACGGATGCGCCCTCTACTTCTCGCGCAGTCCGCTCCCGTACTGGCGGGGCGCGCGGCCCCACGAGGCGCCGCTCGGGCGGCGCCACATCGGGCTCTACGCCTATCGCCGCGCGGCGCTGCTCACGCTCGCGGCGGCGCCGCGCTCGCCGCTCGAATGCGCCGAGGAGCTCGAACAACTGCGCGCGCTCGAGCGCGGCATGCGCATCCGGATGATCGAAGTTGACAGCGCGCCACCCGAGGTGGATACACCGGAAGACCTCGAACGGGTGCGGCGCTTGGTGGAGGGTCAGCGGTGA
- a CDS encoding class II fumarate hydratase, which translates to MGDDATRIERDSMGEVQVPRDALWGASTQRAIENFPISGWRFPRGFVRALGLVKSAAAEVNGSLGLLAPEVADAIRAAADEVAAGAHDAHFVVDVFQTGSGTSTNMNVNEVIANRAKANGVAVHPNDHVNMGQSSNDVIPTAMHVAAAEALASDLLPALRALAAAFAAKARELDGVVKIGRTHLQDATPVRLGQELGGHARQVELAIARLDAAGRGLEELALGGTAVGTGLNAHPEFAGRVIARLAERTGLPFREAANHFEAQSAKDAVVQLSGTLKTAAVALTKIANDVRWLASGPRCGIGEITLPATQPGSSIMPGKVNPVMAEALLQAAAFVIGADLTVTLGGQAGNFELNVMMPVMAHQQLESLRIFAAAARAFTERCVVGIRAERERATAAIERSLAMCTALAPVIGYDAAAAIAKESYATGRTVREVARARRVLPEDQLARLLDPLRMTKPGIPE; encoded by the coding sequence ATGGGCGACGACGCGACGCGGATCGAACGCGACTCGATGGGCGAGGTGCAGGTGCCGCGCGACGCGCTCTGGGGCGCGTCGACGCAGCGGGCGATCGAGAACTTCCCGATCAGCGGCTGGCGCTTCCCGCGCGGCTTCGTCCGCGCGCTCGGCCTCGTGAAGTCGGCCGCGGCGGAGGTCAACGGGTCGCTCGGCCTCCTGGCTCCCGAGGTCGCCGACGCGATCCGAGCCGCCGCGGACGAGGTGGCGGCCGGCGCGCACGACGCGCACTTCGTCGTCGACGTGTTCCAAACCGGCTCGGGCACCTCCACCAACATGAACGTCAACGAGGTGATTGCGAACCGCGCCAAGGCGAACGGCGTGGCCGTGCATCCCAACGACCACGTCAACATGGGCCAGTCGTCGAACGACGTGATCCCGACCGCGATGCACGTCGCCGCCGCCGAGGCGCTCGCGTCCGACCTGCTGCCGGCGCTCCGCGCCCTCGCCGCGGCGTTCGCCGCGAAGGCGCGCGAGCTCGACGGGGTGGTGAAGATCGGGCGCACGCATCTGCAGGACGCGACCCCCGTTCGCCTCGGCCAGGAGCTCGGCGGCCACGCGCGGCAGGTCGAGCTCGCGATCGCGCGGCTCGACGCCGCCGGCCGCGGGCTCGAGGAGCTCGCCCTCGGCGGCACGGCCGTCGGCACCGGTCTGAACGCGCACCCCGAGTTCGCCGGCCGCGTGATCGCGCGCCTCGCGGAGCGCACCGGCCTGCCCTTCCGCGAAGCGGCGAACCACTTCGAGGCGCAGAGCGCGAAGGACGCGGTCGTGCAGCTCTCCGGCACGCTCAAGACGGCGGCCGTCGCGCTCACCAAGATCGCCAACGACGTGCGCTGGCTCGCGTCGGGCCCGCGCTGCGGCATCGGCGAGATCACCCTCCCGGCGACGCAGCCGGGCTCCTCGATCATGCCCGGCAAGGTGAACCCGGTGATGGCGGAGGCGCTCCTCCAGGCGGCCGCGTTCGTGATCGGCGCCGACCTCACCGTCACGCTCGGCGGACAGGCCGGCAACTTCGAGCTCAACGTGATGATGCCGGTCATGGCGCACCAGCAGCTCGAGAGCCTGCGCATCTTCGCGGCCGCCGCGCGCGCGTTCACCGAGCGCTGCGTGGTCGGCATTCGCGCCGAGCGCGAGCGCGCCACGGCCGCGATCGAGCGGAGCCTCGCGATGTGCACCGCGCTCGCGCCCGTGATCGGATACGACGCGGCCGCGGCGATCGCGAAGGAGTCCTACGCCACCGGCCGCACCGTCCGGGAGGTCGCGCGGGCGCGGCGGGTGCTGCCGGAGGATCAGCTCGCGCGCCTCCTCGACCCGCTCCGCATGACGAAGCCGGGCATCCCCGAGTAG
- a CDS encoding translocation/assembly module TamB domain-containing protein — translation MTPRVRRWARRGLVLGGLAAAAVAGLAVVSQTAAFRDWLRREVVARVNAELNGRLVIGALDGNLFGTLVARDVRLVQDGERVLAVRRLVATYDLPLLARGGGVRVTSLVADGVALRLAADERGWNVERLAKAAGEEPRPTLVVDLRSLRVTNGAVRIVHSGRGWRLRGVTVEGAARFAPGAARVAIDALAFREQGSGVRFEEVVGRVAAEHGEWRIEDARARTAASSVALTGRFGAAVDGVLRVERLAAADARALLRAGLPRSDWLPPSDWRGELRAHGPRAAVAVTGALAAEAAGDAGPRAVGRLGIEGTLDLAAAAPTGSLRAALEHVDLAAIAGARFPPTDLAGSVTLAVRAEARRVYDVGLDLGASRVGTTALASTRGTLRVADDGLRFDVAATNDAGSVRASGDVALGAGAERYAVDVVATELDLGALLARPALAGRLNATARVAGVGFEPATTRFDASVAIAPSRVGGVTIARGDAAVRADAGRLTVDRLDVATNVGTVAAAGDARLGGAPGGATGGVRAEARVTDLAPLAALLGRFGFSGAGSVRATLRGSPAAFDAEVVVAARQLAGAGWRTATLDASLVGRGLGGAAADVALHGTAREAALGERRLTEIGVDAGARGALTALRGDVAVRAREPDGAFHELRADVARRGDTTRATVGTVRFTHRGTVWTALGTPVLELRGARLSIGDLALRAGDGSVRVTGVLAAGGSDLEVVVDGLDLEALAGLVPAEARGRLAGRVRLGGGFAAPRIDADVDIAAPTLGGTRYDELRARVAVAAGRGELHGRLARAAQTLVVDAGAPLVLALAPFRFALGDPEARVRADGIDLAFVGALWPDLVSKVGGTLDGDVRVAGPVAAPEAHGTIGLTGGRAHVVPLGVTYDAIDAAVRLDGRVASIDRLTIASGKGRVAGGGTARLGAGGATMDARFEAKRFPLFTNEYGRGAASGWLWLSGTTAAPVVEGSLETDGLVLQIPEALAGSARPLDPTIVIVGPGAPPPPPAVPSAPPPPSVPTIFERAAVTVQLAVPRDAWVRRSDANVELQGWITAWKKPGEELHLAGDVRGVRGWYAFQGKKFTLEEGSVRFSGQGFDPALDITATHRTGEYLVRLEVGGTVTRPTLALASEPELDQADVLAVLLFGAPADRLSRSQSVGLREQALGIAGGYVASELRESVANALGVDDLQFDAGTSGLQDARVSVGKYVADDIFVSLAHRFGQSVEELRIEYVIRPGWSLETSTDTVGRSGVDLLWKRRY, via the coding sequence ATGACGCCGCGCGTGCGCCGGTGGGCGCGTCGCGGTCTGGTCCTGGGCGGCCTCGCCGCCGCCGCGGTCGCCGGGCTCGCCGTCGTGTCGCAGACCGCCGCCTTTCGCGATTGGCTCCGCCGCGAGGTGGTCGCGCGGGTGAACGCCGAGCTGAACGGGCGCCTCGTGATCGGGGCGCTCGACGGCAATCTCTTCGGGACGCTCGTCGCTCGCGACGTCCGGCTGGTGCAGGACGGCGAGCGCGTGCTCGCGGTGCGGCGGCTCGTCGCGACCTACGATCTCCCGCTCCTGGCGCGCGGCGGCGGTGTGCGCGTCACGTCGCTCGTCGCGGACGGCGTCGCGCTCCGGCTGGCCGCCGACGAGCGCGGCTGGAACGTCGAGCGCCTCGCGAAGGCGGCTGGCGAGGAGCCGCGGCCGACGCTCGTCGTCGATCTGCGTTCGCTGCGCGTGACGAACGGCGCCGTGCGGATCGTGCATTCCGGCCGCGGGTGGCGCCTGCGCGGCGTCACGGTGGAGGGCGCCGCCCGCTTCGCGCCCGGGGCGGCGCGGGTGGCGATCGACGCGCTCGCGTTTCGCGAGCAAGGGAGCGGGGTGCGTTTCGAGGAGGTCGTGGGCCGGGTCGCGGCCGAGCACGGCGAATGGAGGATCGAGGACGCCCGGGCGCGAACCGCCGCCTCGTCGGTCGCGCTCACGGGCCGCTTCGGCGCCGCCGTGGACGGCGTGCTCCGCGTCGAGCGCCTCGCGGCGGCGGACGCGCGCGCGCTCCTTCGCGCCGGGCTGCCGCGCAGCGACTGGCTGCCGCCGAGCGACTGGCGCGGCGAGCTACGGGCGCACGGGCCGCGCGCCGCCGTCGCCGTTACGGGCGCGCTCGCGGCCGAGGCCGCGGGGGACGCGGGACCGCGCGCGGTCGGCCGGCTCGGCATCGAGGGGACGCTCGATCTCGCGGCCGCGGCGCCGACCGGCTCCCTGCGGGCGGCGCTCGAGCACGTCGACCTCGCCGCGATCGCGGGCGCGAGGTTCCCGCCCACCGATCTCGCCGGCAGCGTCACCCTCGCGGTGCGGGCGGAGGCTCGGCGCGTCTACGATGTCGGTCTCGACCTCGGCGCGTCGCGCGTGGGGACGACCGCGCTCGCGTCCACGCGCGGGACGCTGCGGGTGGCCGACGACGGCCTGCGCTTCGATGTCGCGGCGACGAACGACGCGGGAAGCGTCCGCGCGTCCGGCGACGTCGCGCTCGGCGCCGGTGCCGAACGGTACGCGGTCGACGTCGTCGCGACCGAGCTCGACCTCGGCGCGCTGCTCGCGCGCCCCGCGCTCGCCGGGCGGCTGAACGCCACGGCGCGCGTCGCCGGCGTCGGCTTCGAGCCCGCGACGACGCGCTTCGACGCGAGCGTGGCGATCGCGCCGAGCCGCGTCGGCGGGGTCACGATCGCGCGCGGCGACGCCGCCGTGCGAGCCGATGCCGGGCGCCTCACGGTCGATCGCCTGGACGTCGCGACCAACGTCGGGACGGTCGCGGCCGCGGGCGATGCGAGGCTCGGCGGCGCACCCGGCGGCGCGACGGGCGGGGTCCGCGCCGAGGCGCGCGTGACCGATCTGGCGCCGCTCGCGGCGCTCCTCGGTCGTTTCGGCTTCAGCGGCGCGGGGAGCGTGCGGGCGACGCTGCGCGGGAGCCCCGCGGCCTTCGACGCGGAGGTCGTGGTCGCCGCCCGGCAGCTCGCCGGCGCAGGCTGGCGGACCGCCACCCTCGACGCGAGCCTCGTCGGGCGCGGACTCGGGGGCGCCGCCGCGGACGTGGCCCTGCACGGGACCGCCCGCGAGGCCGCCCTCGGCGAGCGGCGGCTCACGGAGATCGGCGTCGACGCCGGCGCGCGCGGCGCGCTCACCGCGCTCCGGGGCGACGTGGCGGTGCGCGCCCGCGAGCCCGACGGCGCGTTCCACGAGCTGCGCGCCGACGTGGCACGCCGCGGAGACACCACGCGCGCGACCGTCGGAACCGTGCGCTTCACGCATCGCGGGACCGTGTGGACGGCGCTCGGTACGCCCGTCCTCGAGCTCCGCGGCGCGCGGCTCTCGATCGGCGACCTCGCGCTGCGCGCGGGCGACGGCAGCGTCCGCGTCACCGGGGTGCTCGCCGCCGGGGGCAGCGACCTCGAGGTCGTCGTCGACGGCCTCGATCTGGAGGCGCTCGCCGGGCTCGTGCCCGCCGAGGCGCGCGGGCGTCTGGCCGGCCGCGTCCGCCTCGGCGGCGGCTTCGCCGCGCCCCGGATCGACGCCGACGTCGACATCGCCGCGCCGACGCTCGGTGGCACGCGCTACGACGAGCTGCGTGCGCGGGTCGCGGTCGCCGCGGGGCGCGGCGAGCTGCACGGTCGGCTCGCGCGCGCGGCGCAGACGCTGGTCGTCGACGCCGGCGCTCCGCTCGTGCTCGCGCTGGCGCCGTTCCGGTTCGCGCTCGGCGATCCCGAGGCCCGCGTGCGCGCCGACGGGATCGACCTCGCGTTCGTCGGGGCGCTCTGGCCGGATCTCGTGAGCAAGGTCGGCGGCACGCTCGACGGCGACGTGCGCGTCGCCGGCCCGGTCGCGGCCCCGGAGGCGCACGGGACGATCGGGCTCACGGGCGGCCGCGCGCACGTCGTGCCGCTCGGGGTGACCTACGACGCGATCGACGCGGCCGTGCGCCTCGACGGGCGGGTCGCGTCGATCGATCGGCTGACGATCGCGAGCGGGAAGGGCCGCGTCGCCGGCGGCGGCACCGCGCGTCTCGGCGCCGGCGGCGCCACCATGGATGCGCGCTTCGAAGCGAAGCGGTTCCCGTTGTTCACCAACGAATACGGCCGCGGCGCCGCGAGCGGCTGGCTCTGGCTGTCGGGCACGACGGCGGCGCCGGTCGTCGAGGGATCGCTCGAGACCGACGGCCTCGTCCTCCAGATTCCCGAGGCGCTGGCGGGATCGGCGCGTCCGCTCGATCCGACGATCGTGATCGTCGGTCCGGGCGCGCCGCCGCCGCCGCCCGCCGTGCCGAGCGCGCCGCCTCCCCCGTCGGTGCCGACGATCTTCGAGCGCGCCGCGGTGACCGTGCAGCTCGCGGTGCCGCGCGATGCCTGGGTGCGCCGCTCCGACGCCAACGTCGAGCTCCAGGGATGGATCACCGCGTGGAAGAAGCCCGGCGAGGAGCTGCACCTCGCCGGAGACGTGCGCGGCGTGCGGGGCTGGTATGCGTTCCAGGGGAAGAAGTTCACGCTCGAGGAGGGGAGCGTGCGTTTCAGCGGCCAGGGGTTCGATCCCGCGCTGGACATCACGGCGACGCACCGGACCGGCGAGTATCTGGTGCGTCTCGAGGTCGGCGGCACGGTCACCCGGCCGACCCTCGCGCTCGCGAGCGAGCCCGAGCTCGATCAGGCCGATGTGCTCGCGGTGCTCCTCTTCGGCGCGCCCGCGGATCGGCTGAGCCGCTCGCAGTCCGTGGGGCTCCGCGAGCAGGCGCTCGGCATCGCGGGCGGCTACGTGGCGTCGGAGCTCCGGGAGTCGGTCGCGAACGCGCTCGGCGTCGACGATCTGCAGTTCGATGCGGGCACGAGCGGGCTGCAGGACGCGCGGGTATCGGTCGGGAAGTACGTGGCCGACGACATCTTCGTGAGCCTCGCGCATCGGTTCGGGCAGAGCGTCGAGGAGCTGCGGATCGAGTACGTCATCCGTCCCGGGTGGAGCCTCGAGACATCGACGGACACGGTCGGACGAAGCGGCGTCGATCTGCTGTGGAAACGCCGCTACTGA
- a CDS encoding BamA/TamA family outer membrane protein: MCRLGMRWTALALGLLLRTDVAAAPLDALAPDAVYVLAGVRIEGTETISARTIRSVMRTRLPPWYQPWKRWLEPTIFDARLLRSDLERIGTWLRESGRYEAVVDHDLVVSGERVTVVVVVHEGPVVAVKSVAVEAVDFAPSETENDALRAEVPLAVGAPFTQAGYDAGRDRIELRLERRGFAYARVEKSARVDTATHDAEVRYRVTRENAAVFGITYVEGTNQVAMRLVRREIAYRQGEPYDPGKLDETQARIFGLRLFRSVVVGPRNLDERSGTVDVAVRVVEGPPREIVAGIGYGIEDGVRGQLRWQHHDFFGGGRQLGFRLKGSRIEQAIEGEFRQPYFLHPRQTFIAPLTQLRDDEPGFTVARVRFAPRVERKLTPRLTVSAGYNVEYDDLSNVPGATVARLDGGRDDYVGRGIVSSLTGVVERNTTVDLLDPREGSVVNLAVEQAGGPWQGAYSFFTAVADAKKYVPLPGKRTLAGRVRIGTGDGFGQSRDLPMFRRFYAGGINSTRGYDRHMLGPLNDDEDPVGGRSLLEASLELRTPIYGPLGGAIFFDAGEVRRRPASWTLGDLEFGAGVGVRYHTLVGPLRVDVGVPLDPPKGEPHWQIHFSIGQAF; the protein is encoded by the coding sequence ATGTGTCGGCTGGGGATGCGGTGGACGGCGCTCGCTCTCGGGCTCCTGCTCCGGACGGACGTGGCCGCCGCGCCGCTGGACGCCCTCGCCCCCGATGCGGTGTACGTGCTCGCCGGCGTTCGCATCGAGGGAACCGAGACGATCTCGGCGCGCACGATCCGCTCGGTGATGCGGACGCGCCTGCCGCCGTGGTACCAGCCCTGGAAGCGCTGGCTGGAGCCGACGATCTTCGACGCGCGCCTCCTGCGGAGCGATCTCGAGCGGATCGGGACGTGGCTGCGCGAGTCGGGCCGCTACGAGGCCGTGGTGGACCATGATCTGGTGGTGAGCGGCGAGCGCGTGACGGTCGTCGTCGTCGTGCACGAAGGGCCGGTGGTCGCGGTGAAGAGCGTTGCCGTCGAGGCCGTCGATTTCGCGCCGAGCGAGACGGAGAACGACGCCCTCCGTGCCGAGGTTCCGCTCGCGGTCGGCGCGCCCTTCACCCAGGCGGGCTACGACGCCGGGCGCGATCGGATCGAACTCCGGCTCGAGCGGCGCGGCTTCGCGTACGCGCGGGTCGAGAAATCGGCGCGCGTCGACACCGCAACCCACGACGCGGAGGTCCGCTATCGCGTGACACGCGAGAACGCCGCCGTCTTCGGCATCACCTACGTCGAGGGGACGAATCAGGTCGCGATGCGTCTGGTACGGCGCGAGATCGCGTACCGGCAGGGCGAGCCGTACGATCCCGGCAAGCTCGACGAGACGCAGGCCAGGATCTTCGGTCTGCGCCTGTTCCGTTCGGTGGTCGTCGGTCCCCGCAACCTCGACGAGCGGAGCGGGACCGTCGACGTCGCGGTCCGCGTGGTCGAGGGACCGCCGCGCGAGATCGTCGCCGGCATCGGTTACGGGATCGAGGACGGCGTCCGCGGCCAGTTGCGCTGGCAGCACCACGACTTCTTCGGCGGCGGCCGACAGCTCGGGTTCCGCCTCAAGGGTTCCCGGATCGAGCAGGCGATCGAAGGCGAGTTCCGCCAACCGTACTTCCTCCATCCGCGGCAGACCTTCATCGCGCCGCTCACGCAGCTCCGCGACGACGAGCCGGGCTTCACGGTGGCGCGCGTCCGTTTCGCGCCGCGGGTGGAGCGCAAGCTCACTCCGCGCCTGACCGTTTCCGCGGGGTACAACGTCGAGTACGACGATCTCAGCAACGTGCCGGGCGCCACCGTGGCGCGCCTCGACGGCGGCCGCGACGACTACGTCGGGCGCGGCATCGTCTCGAGCCTGACCGGCGTGGTCGAGCGCAACACGACCGTCGACCTCCTCGATCCGCGCGAGGGCAGCGTCGTGAACCTCGCCGTCGAACAGGCGGGCGGGCCATGGCAGGGCGCGTACAGCTTCTTCACGGCCGTCGCCGACGCCAAGAAGTACGTGCCGCTGCCGGGCAAGCGCACGCTCGCCGGCCGGGTGCGCATCGGGACCGGCGACGGGTTCGGCCAGAGCCGCGACCTCCCGATGTTCCGCCGCTTCTACGCCGGCGGCATCAACAGCACGCGCGGCTACGATCGGCACATGCTGGGACCCTTGAACGACGACGAGGACCCGGTCGGCGGGCGGAGCCTGCTCGAGGCGAGCCTCGAGCTGCGCACGCCGATCTACGGGCCGCTCGGCGGCGCGATCTTCTTCGACGCGGGGGAGGTCCGACGCCGACCCGCGAGCTGGACGCTCGGCGACCTCGAGTTCGGGGCCGGCGTCGGCGTGCGCTACCACACCCTCGTCGGTCCGCTGCGCGTCGACGTCGGCGTGCCGCTCGATCCTCCGAAAGGCGAGCCGCATTGGCAGATCCACTTCAGCATCGGACAGGCGTTCTGA